TCCATCCTTTCACTTGTGTGTCTTTTTCTTCCATCAAAAAAGGACTTGATACAGAAAGGATTTTAATGGTTCACTTTAAATACATATGAAAAGAGGTGTTCTGTAAAATGTCTCACAGTTGTCACACACTCTATTACAACTACTCCAGTTACTATTACTACAACATAAACTAAACACTCCCCCCAAATTCAATCCATGCGCACCTACATGTGCTGTAGTATACAGGGCTCCAGCTCTCTTCATTTGTTCCACTCTGCATGCATTTCCttgttttgttctctgtttctcactctccctgCTTTTTAccggtctctctgtctcttgtattctttcattgctttctctttccctctgcctctctccttacctctctgttttttttgccttccaTCTCTATAGCTCTTATCagtctccctccttctctctttcttcctcctccacttcTACCCTTtaacctctctccctctctctccctccctctcattctctctccctccctccctcgctctctctctctctctcccttcctccctcccagcctccctctatctgtctctctctccctttctccctaaAGGTGTGTTGGTCATGAGTGCAGCTGCAGTGTACACAGTGCGGAGTCCAGGCTGGGCCCAGGAGAGGGAGGTGTTTGGTTTCTCCTACATGCTGGCCTGGGTGGCATTCCCCCTGGCCCTGCTCAGTGGATTGGTCTACATCATCCTGAGAAAGATCGAATGAGACCTGCACACTGCGTACTGCCAGCACAATCCCACTGCCTTTCATGTGGAGGCGGATATAGGGCTCTCCATGAGGCAGAAAAGGGATTCACATGGATTCATTCACACTTTTCATATGCCTTTACATGCCTCATACACAGTGTCCTTCAAAAGTATGGTAACGGTAGAGTGAAATGGGTTATCCTTGCCATGTATTTAaagcatttggatttgaaatcaaaaGATGAATGTGAGATAAAAGTAAAGACAATCTGcctttatttcattgtatttacatgcatatgtgttttaCCAATTTTTTGCTGGCCAAATGAGGTTTATATATTATCTACCTTTATCAGAAGAGTTGAGCACAAGTTTTCACAAACAGTGTAAATTGcaactgaacattttttgttgtgcagGTTCGGTTTACTTAAATCAGGTGCCAAGtgagtgaggatgaggatggcaTGTGGACATGGACAGGAATAATATAAGATGTTTCAATAGATTGTGTTAATAAAGAGTTATTGTACTTGTTATGGTGAAGCCCTCTCTGTTCTACAGGAAGTATTGCAGTTTGAAGAAAGTACAAGACTCTGTGGCCTTTCCTCTATTCGTTCACAGCCCTCTCCCACACCCATCAGCGCTCACTTAGCCAATAGGAAAACTGCTACAGCCACTGCATTTACCAATGCGAAATTATTTACCCCACTTGCAATCATTTGGTGCTAGACAGATTTTCCCAACAGAAGTTTCTGTCAGTTTCAAAGGTCATCAACATTAGCAATAAGCATTGCTGAACACGCCCATGTTCTGTGCTACAAAGTTCACTTTTACTTGACCTGGAACACAGGGTTATACGGAAACGACTTCAATTTGTGAGGTGGAACAGTCAGTTGTGTCAGTCAGGTAagattgtatttctttttcttttcaccatGCTCTCAGATATACAGAATTATATTCATAAATTGTATATGTAAATATTCATGCCTGGCCTACAGCTCTCGATGTTTCACTCGATGCTCTGTCGACATTACTGCATCATGACAGAAACCAATAAGAAAGTAAAACTCAACCAACGCTATCGTTTGTGCCATAATGTATAGACTGGGTATAAAAGTTTCCATATTTTAGCATGATCTTTTCACGTAACATGCATGAtggaattattttgtattaagaGAATGTTTGTCAAGTTGTAATGTATTGGGTATAAagataatattatatatatcatGTAATAATGTGATACTTTCATTATCCCAAATTAGTGCGAAAGTATCACAATATACTATTTtgttaatttctattttttattgcttttgcagTTGCTGCAGTGCGCTTCTGTAGGCTATGTACTTTCAGAGGTGTGCTTCTAGAATTTGGTAACGGACTATTAAAATTTTGTTAACAAACTGAATACGTTATGCAGTTTTATCTGTGAGAATCCACGTTAGTTAGAAAACATAGGGCACCCTTTTGTGATTTAATTGACTATtgtgcactttaaaaaatatagcaGGCCTatatgttttattacattaaatgatGGCTTTAAAAGTTTGGCATAATGGCCGTCCAACTTGTTTGAGGTGTAAAGATAAGACCATGAACATTGAACTTGAAGGGGCAGTTCAGGTTAGTTTTCAAGTCTATTTCTAACCACAAAACCCTTTGATGTCTATAATGCCCATGGAAAAGCTGGCCAGTCAGAAGGTTAtctaaatatgttaaatatctTAACTTTGcagaaaaaatgttcaattaaatATATGCACTAAGCTGAAGAGGTGACCTGAGGAAGTGAGCTATTCCTATAAAAACTGaatcaaaagggagaaaagccTGATGTTATAATGTGGCCCacgttttgtgtgtgaaaatgtttcacCACGAAATCAACAGAAGATGGGTAAACATACTAAATAAAAACTCACAATGACTTTtatgaaaatgcagtgaaaataattCTATTAAACAGATGAAAATGGACGAAGACAGAGGGACTGACATGGCAGCCGGTGTTGTGACCTCTCATCATGGTGGGTTTCTTCTTTCTGtgtagaaaatgattttttattgtttttttttgttttgttttaattacagCAAAATATAATGTGTACCAGAAAAGAGACGCATAAAAGgattatattaattaatcaaatagCTGATTTAGTCAAAAAGCGATGTTTGTTAACTAAAATTTTGTCTGTGtgacaggggaggagcaccgtctctcagagctgaggattgtgctgctgggggggagatggagtgggaagagttcagcaggaaacaccatcctgggcagagaggagaTTGAGTCTGGTgtaagaactgcacagtgtgtgatgagacagggtgaagtagctgggagacaggtcactgtggtcgacacaccaggctggtggaAGAATAATTCTGTGAagaacactgcagagctggataaacaggagattgtgtgcagtgtgtctctgtgtcccccgggaccctgcgctctcttcctggtcattgatgtgagctcagtgttcagagacaaacacaaaagATCAGCGgtggaacacctggagcttctcagtgagagaatctggagacacactatagtgctgttcaccaggggagactggctgggagacacaaccattgagcagcacattgagactgaagggagggccctcc
This genomic window from Anguilla rostrata isolate EN2019 chromosome 17, ASM1855537v3, whole genome shotgun sequence contains:
- the LOC135242973 gene encoding GTPase IMAP family member 4-like, which codes for MKMDEDRGTDMAAGVVTSHHGEEHRLSELRIVLLGGRWSGKSSAGNTILGREEIESGVRTAQCVMRQGEVAGRQVTVVDTPGWWKNNSVKNTAELDKQEIVCSVSLCPPGPCALFLVIDVSSVFRDKHKRSAVEHLELLSERIWRHTIVLFTRGDWLGDTTIEQHIETEGRALQELIEKCGSRYHVLNNENRADGTQVTELLERVEEMMAGHGGSHYEIDRMFLQEVEEKRRAVEERVKQRMMKVHKQRITLRALFEGRFFSFIQFTFRGTTMEY